One Ancylobacter novellus DSM 506 genomic window, CGGCGTGTGGGCGAGCTCTCGGTCGGCGAGCGCCAGCGGGTGGAGATCGTGCGCTGCCTGCTCGGCGATCCTCGCGTGCTCATCCTCGACGAGCCGACCTCGGTGCTCACCCCGGACGAGTCCGAGAGCCTGTTCCGCACCGTCGATCTGCTGACCGGCGAGGGCAGGGCGGTGCTGTTCATCAGCCACAAGCTCGATGAGGTGCGCCGGCTCTGCCACCGCGCCACCGTGCTGCGGGCTGGCCGGTTCGTCGCCGAGGTCGACCCGAAGCAGGAGACCGCCGCCAGCCTCGCCCGGCTTATGGTCGGCGCCGAGGTGCCGCGCACGCCGCGCCTCGTCACCCACGAGATCGGCGCGCCGCGCCTTCTGGTGCGCAACCTCAACGTCGCCGGCGACGGTTCCCGCGGCTCGGCGCTGCACGACATCAACCTCGAAATACGGGCCGGCGAGATCGTCGGTATCGCCGGCGTCGCCGGCAACGGCCAGACCGCCTTGTTCGAGGCGCTGTCCGGGGAGGCGCCGGGCGATCCCGAGAGCATCGTCATCGACACCGTGCCGGCCGGCGGCCTCGGCCCGACCGAGCGGCGGGCGCTGCGCGCCGGCTTCGTGCCGGAAGAACGGCTCGGCCACGCCGCGGCGCCCGACATGCCGCTCTCCGACAATGTGCTGCTCACCACCCATGGCGATGGCGGCATCGTCAGCCACGGCGTGGTGCGCCACTCGCCGCTGAAGCGCTACTTCCAGGGCATCGTGAAGGGCTTCGACGTGCGCTTCGGCGGCAAGGACCCGAAGGCGCGGCGTCTCTCCGGCGGCAATCTGCAGAAATTCGTCATCGGCCGCGAGGTGCTGCGCGACCCCGTGCTCATCGTCGTCGACCAGCCGACCTGGGGCGTCGATGCGGCGGCCGCCGCCTTCATCCGCACCACGCTGCGCGAGCGGGCGGCGCAGGGCTGCGCCGTGCTCGTCATCAGCCAGGACCTCGACGAGCTCTTGGAATTCACCGACCGCATCGCGGTGATGAGCGAGGGCCGCCTCACCCCGCCCGTGCCGGTCGCCGAGACCTCGCGCGAGGCGATCGGCCTCGCCATGGGCGGCATGCATGACGGCGACGGCACGGAGGGGGGCAGCCATGCC contains:
- a CDS encoding ABC transporter ATP-binding protein codes for the protein MVSSAEGAAAPASLLEAVELTKRFGALVANDHVSLAIRAGETHALLGENGAGKSTLVKMMCGLLQPDSGELLYEGAPIVFPDPASSRARGIGVVFQHFALFDAMTVVENVALGLPGHEPLSSLAARIDDCVDRYGLTVEPWRRVGELSVGERQRVEIVRCLLGDPRVLILDEPTSVLTPDESESLFRTVDLLTGEGRAVLFISHKLDEVRRLCHRATVLRAGRFVAEVDPKQETAASLARLMVGAEVPRTPRLVTHEIGAPRLLVRNLNVAGDGSRGSALHDINLEIRAGEIVGIAGVAGNGQTALFEALSGEAPGDPESIVIDTVPAGGLGPTERRALRAGFVPEERLGHAAAPDMPLSDNVLLTTHGDGGIVSHGVVRHSPLKRYFQGIVKGFDVRFGGKDPKARRLSGGNLQKFVIGREVLRDPVLIVVDQPTWGVDAAAAAFIRTTLRERAAQGCAVLVISQDLDELLEFTDRIAVMSEGRLTPPVPVAETSREAIGLAMGGMHDGDGTEGGSHAA